One window from the genome of Bacteroidota bacterium encodes:
- a CDS encoding patatin-like phospholipase family protein yields MFLHGQKVGLVLSGGGAKGVVHVGVIKALEEIGIPVDYITGTSMGAIVGGLYASGYSPAEIEAIMVSEDFSRWATGELQKQYIYYFKEDRPDASWASISFDYDARKNKMISRLPTNLISPSEMDFEFMQFFCSASAAARYDFDSLMIPFRCVASDIENSRAVILSEGQLGRAVRASMTFPFYFKPIELDSMLLFDGGMYNNFPADVMMEDFHPDVIIGSKAAGNYDAPEQDDILSQIQNMLVAKTDYSVIPENGILLEHQLGRVNIVDFSRTQEFIDSGYIMTMRHRKELEDLIEARTTSWEQDFRRELFDLKKPAYLIDSIIISGLNKAQSRYVTQQLKHKAEIITLEELTAEYFKLVADNKISYIFPQMIFQPATGFYNLHLEMKPADKFRISFGGSLGSSVANEAYVELMFKHLGYQAYTTSANVYFGRFYTSAQGKTRIDFASKNPFMLEGGFTYNFRDYFKNTVRFYEDPTPSYLRENESLFWLDGGVPVKNTGKLLGGGEVVRMKEEYYQTNYFTRTDTADITYFDFVSPRLLMELNSLNHKQYANRGARFLLSLRYINGREKNIPGSTSIDKSVYIKYHQWFQFRMIWDDYFKRLGRFGFGFYSELLISNQPRFHNYTSTILLSPAFEPIPESMVLFLPKYRSHNFVSVGLKSVTKIVSKVNFRLEVYIFQPYREIIQMPDQTVEFGKPFSDRSLMGTAALVWHSPLGPLSLSLNYYDRANDRFSIFLNFGYILFNRSSFD; encoded by the coding sequence ATGTTTCTGCATGGCCAGAAGGTAGGATTGGTATTAAGCGGAGGAGGGGCTAAAGGGGTTGTGCATGTTGGGGTAATCAAGGCGTTGGAAGAAATCGGAATACCCGTTGATTATATAACCGGGACTTCCATGGGAGCCATTGTAGGGGGGCTTTATGCCAGTGGATACAGTCCGGCAGAAATTGAAGCCATCATGGTATCGGAAGATTTCTCAAGATGGGCGACCGGGGAATTACAAAAGCAATACATATATTATTTTAAGGAAGACAGGCCGGATGCTTCCTGGGCGAGTATCAGTTTTGATTATGATGCCCGGAAGAACAAGATGATTTCCAGGCTACCTACGAATCTCATTTCCCCCAGTGAGATGGATTTTGAGTTCATGCAGTTTTTCTGCAGTGCCAGCGCGGCTGCAAGGTATGATTTTGACAGCCTTATGATACCATTCCGTTGTGTTGCGTCTGATATTGAAAACAGCCGGGCTGTTATTTTATCAGAGGGACAGCTGGGAAGGGCGGTCAGAGCCTCTATGACGTTTCCATTTTATTTTAAGCCCATAGAGCTGGATAGCATGCTCTTGTTCGATGGAGGAATGTATAATAATTTCCCTGCCGATGTGATGATGGAAGATTTTCATCCGGATGTGATCATTGGGAGTAAGGCGGCCGGTAATTACGATGCTCCCGAACAGGATGATATTTTATCACAGATCCAGAATATGCTTGTAGCCAAAACGGATTACAGTGTAATTCCGGAGAACGGGATACTCCTTGAACATCAGCTTGGCAGGGTGAATATCGTTGATTTTAGCAGGACGCAAGAGTTTATAGATTCAGGATATATCATGACGATGCGTCACAGAAAAGAGCTTGAAGATCTTATAGAAGCCAGAACTACATCCTGGGAACAAGATTTCAGAAGGGAGCTGTTTGACCTAAAAAAGCCTGCTTACCTTATTGATTCCATTATAATCTCCGGATTAAACAAAGCACAATCGCGATACGTAACGCAGCAATTAAAGCACAAAGCCGAAATTATTACTCTCGAAGAATTAACCGCTGAGTATTTTAAATTAGTGGCAGACAACAAGATAAGTTATATTTTCCCCCAAATGATATTTCAGCCGGCCACGGGATTTTACAATCTTCATCTGGAGATGAAACCTGCCGACAAGTTTCGCATCAGCTTTGGAGGCAGCCTTGGGTCGTCGGTTGCAAACGAAGCATATGTTGAACTTATGTTTAAACATTTAGGCTACCAGGCTTATACCACATCAGCCAACGTTTATTTCGGACGGTTTTATACCTCAGCACAGGGTAAGACCCGTATTGATTTTGCTTCGAAAAATCCTTTTATGCTGGAAGGGGGATTTACATATAATTTCAGGGATTATTTCAAAAACACTGTGCGTTTTTATGAGGATCCGACCCCGTCTTACCTGAGGGAAAACGAAAGTCTGTTTTGGTTGGATGGTGGTGTCCCTGTGAAAAATACAGGGAAGCTTCTGGGCGGAGGTGAGGTGGTGAGGATGAAGGAAGAATATTACCAGACCAATTACTTTACACGTACTGACACAGCAGATATCACTTATTTTGATTTTGTCTCGCCCAGGTTGCTCATGGAATTAAATTCTTTGAATCACAAACAGTATGCAAACAGGGGAGCACGGTTTTTGTTATCTCTTCGCTATATTAACGGGCGTGAAAAGAACATTCCCGGTTCGACCTCCATAGATAAATCTGTTTATATCAAATATCATCAGTGGTTTCAATTCCGGATGATCTGGGATGATTATTTTAAACGTCTGGGACGCTTCGGATTTGGGTTCTATAGCGAATTGCTCATTTCCAATCAGCCCCGGTTCCATAATTATACTTCAACCATCTTATTGTCACCCGCGTTTGAGCCTATTCCTGAAAGCATGGTATTATTCCTTCCCAAATACCGTTCGCACAATTTTGTTTCTGTAGGATTAAAGTCAGTGACAAAAATTGTTTCAAAAGTAAATTTCCGTTTGGAAGTATACATTTTCCAGCCGTACAGGGAGATTATCCAGATGCCCGATCAAACCGTAGAATTTGGAAAACCTTTTTCTGACCGTTCCCTGATGGGGACAGCCGCTCTTGTTTGGCACAGCCCATTGGGTCCACTCAGTCTCAGCCTGAATTATTACGACCGGGCAAATGACCGCTTTAGCATTTTCCTGAATTTTGGTTATATTCTGTTTAACAGGTCTTCTTTTGATTAA
- a CDS encoding aminotransferase class I/II-fold pyridoxal phosphate-dependent enzyme, which produces MENKNAGFNSKLIHAGGFEDSLGSATMPIYQTSTFKFKNADHGAACFTGEDDGYIYTRIGNPTIEELERAVADLEGGFGGIATSSGMGAITSVYMAYLGAGAHMVSHNAVYGPARGVMETLFSRFGVEYSYVDTTNIQNVLDAIRPDTKLIYTETPANPTIGISDLEALAKIAHERNITFCVDNTFCSPYLQRPLELGADIVLHSMTKFINGHADIVAGMLVAKSEKDYRLLRSVMANMGCNMDPHQAYMVRRGLKTLGIRIDRAQQNAIKVAEYLESHPKVEWVMYPGLKSHPQFDLARRQMDGPGAMISFEVKGGLDAGKTMMNNVKLALLAVSLGGIETLIQHPASMTHSKLTREAKEKAGITDGLVRLSIGIEDIEDIIHDLEQALDKV; this is translated from the coding sequence ATGGAAAACAAGAATGCAGGATTTAACTCAAAACTGATTCATGCCGGAGGTTTTGAGGATTCTCTGGGAAGTGCCACCATGCCAATTTACCAGACATCGACATTTAAGTTTAAAAATGCTGATCATGGTGCGGCCTGTTTTACGGGAGAGGACGACGGTTATATATACACACGTATTGGTAATCCCACCATAGAGGAATTGGAGAGGGCGGTAGCCGATCTGGAAGGTGGATTTGGAGGAATAGCGACATCTTCCGGGATGGGGGCAATTACCAGTGTTTACATGGCATACCTGGGTGCGGGAGCGCATATGGTTAGCCATAATGCGGTTTATGGGCCTGCCAGAGGGGTAATGGAAACTCTGTTTTCCAGATTTGGAGTGGAATATTCCTATGTAGACACTACCAATATACAGAATGTATTGGATGCCATTCGTCCGGATACCAAATTGATTTACACAGAAACCCCTGCCAATCCAACCATTGGTATATCCGATCTTGAAGCATTGGCAAAAATTGCACATGAGCGAAATATTACCTTTTGCGTTGATAATACCTTTTGCAGTCCATATCTTCAAAGGCCTTTGGAATTAGGTGCAGATATCGTATTACATTCTATGACTAAGTTTATTAATGGCCATGCAGACATTGTAGCAGGGATGTTGGTTGCGAAATCTGAAAAAGACTACCGGTTGCTCAGGTCTGTAATGGCCAACATGGGATGCAACATGGATCCGCATCAGGCATACATGGTACGGAGGGGGTTGAAGACACTCGGTATCCGTATTGACAGGGCCCAGCAAAATGCCATAAAGGTTGCCGAATATCTGGAGTCGCATCCAAAAGTTGAGTGGGTTATGTATCCCGGGTTGAAGAGCCATCCGCAATTTGATCTTGCCAGGCGGCAAATGGATGGACCGGGAGCTATGATAAGCTTTGAAGTCAAAGGAGGCTTAGATGCCGGCAAGACCATGATGAATAATGTGAAACTGGCTTTACTGGCTGTTTCACTTGGAGGAATAGAGACCCTTATTCAACATCCTGCATCCATGACTCATTCAAAGCTGACCCGGGAAGCCAAAGAAAAGGCGGGAATTACCGATGGATTGGTAAGGCTTTCAATTGGGATAGAGGATATTGAGGATATTATTCACGATCTTGAACAGGCTTTGGATAAGGTTTAG
- a CDS encoding NifB/NifX family molybdenum-iron cluster-binding protein, which yields MKRRIAIPVENNILSAHFGHAPVFRIYDAEGQDVNDEGSLVPPPHAPGIIPSWLAEQGVTDVITGGIGQRAINIFNEHGINVYTGAERKDADILAKELLNGNLIAGQNLCDH from the coding sequence ATGAAAAGAAGAATTGCAATTCCTGTGGAAAACAATATTTTAAGCGCTCATTTTGGTCATGCACCTGTTTTCAGGATTTATGATGCAGAGGGACAGGATGTTAATGATGAAGGTTCTTTAGTACCGCCACCACATGCACCCGGTATTATCCCCAGTTGGTTGGCTGAACAAGGTGTTACTGATGTAATAACAGGAGGGATAGGACAGAGGGCTATTAATATTTTCAATGAACATGGGATAAACGTATACACTGGAGCAGAAAGAAAGGATGCAGATATTCTGGCAAAGGAATTATTAAATGGCAATCTGATAGCTGGGCAGAATCTTTGCGATCATTAA
- a CDS encoding ferritin family protein: MEKKTAIDILKTAILLERRGKAFYSTVAQQTANENVRQIFQMMSEEEDAHVEFLSKQFAHYEKNKAFMKNDPGNVVDDHDITDILTEKIRNEISAASFEAAAISAAIDFENRAIEVYSKRATEATDPNEKELYQMLADWEKGHHHLLHRLNEDLKEKIWNDNNFWPF, encoded by the coding sequence ATGGAAAAGAAAACCGCGATAGATATCCTGAAGACTGCGATTTTGTTGGAAAGAAGAGGGAAAGCCTTTTATTCAACTGTTGCGCAGCAAACTGCCAATGAGAATGTCAGGCAAATATTTCAGATGATGTCGGAAGAAGAGGATGCTCATGTGGAGTTTCTCTCGAAGCAATTTGCCCACTACGAAAAGAACAAGGCGTTCATGAAGAATGACCCGGGTAATGTAGTCGATGATCATGACATAACAGATATTCTGACGGAGAAGATCAGAAATGAGATTTCGGCTGCCAGTTTTGAAGCAGCTGCAATTTCGGCTGCCATTGATTTTGAGAACCGCGCCATTGAGGTATATTCGAAACGGGCAACTGAAGCAACAGACCCGAACGAAAAGGAGTTATATCAGATGCTGGCTGATTGGGAAAAGGGGCATCATCATCTATTGCACAGGTTGAATGAAGACCTGAAGGAAAAGATCTGGAATGACAATAATTTCTGGCCTTTTTAA
- a CDS encoding phosphotransferase: MSEITRFLENLFKKWSGITPVYSEKLSPSGSNRKYFRIAAESISVIGTFNENVEENQAFFYLTGHFRKQQLPVPEIYVIDDSGKFYLQEDLGDTTLFELISKSMNDGSLNDKVVKLINQSIETLPSFQIMASKGLNFSHCYPVKAFDKQSISWDLNYFKYFFARLLDIPFNEKRLDNDFHSLIRFLTEKPFKYFMYRDFQSRNIMIVNDKPYFIDYQGGRKGPIQYDVVSFLFQIKAGFSEADQDKFLKRYLNSISQFEAISKAEFLKYLPAFILLRYMQVLGAYGYRGIIERKSHFLESLPLAINKFRSGIHKLNIPVHLPEIINIFEHLPITSQKKPDELTVIVNSFSYKQGVPLDDSGHGGGFVFDCRSLPNPGREEHLSRFTGKDQPIITYLAEKRETSVFLSHVFCLLDKAIENYLSRGFTNLQVNFGCTGGKHRSVYCAEKTAWHIKQKFSVIVKLNHREIES; this comes from the coding sequence ATGAGTGAAATTACAAGGTTTCTGGAAAACCTCTTCAAAAAATGGTCGGGAATAACTCCGGTTTATTCTGAAAAACTGAGTCCATCGGGTTCTAACCGGAAATACTTCAGGATTGCCGCAGAAAGTATCAGTGTTATTGGCACCTTCAACGAAAACGTAGAAGAAAACCAGGCTTTCTTTTATCTTACCGGCCATTTTAGAAAACAACAGCTTCCGGTTCCTGAAATTTATGTCATCGACGATTCGGGTAAATTTTACTTACAGGAAGACCTTGGTGATACTACGCTTTTTGAGTTGATCAGCAAGTCGATGAACGATGGAAGTCTGAATGATAAGGTCGTTAAGCTGATAAACCAATCTATAGAAACATTGCCTTCCTTCCAGATTATGGCTTCAAAAGGACTCAATTTCTCGCATTGCTACCCTGTAAAGGCTTTCGATAAGCAATCAATTTCATGGGATCTTAATTATTTCAAATATTTCTTTGCAAGGCTCCTCGACATCCCTTTTAATGAAAAAAGGCTGGATAATGATTTTCATTCCCTGATACGCTTCCTCACGGAAAAACCTTTCAAATATTTCATGTACAGAGACTTCCAGTCGAGGAATATTATGATAGTAAACGATAAACCTTATTTTATCGATTATCAGGGTGGAAGAAAAGGCCCTATTCAATATGACGTCGTTTCGTTTCTTTTTCAGATTAAAGCCGGATTTTCAGAAGCAGATCAGGATAAATTTCTGAAAAGATACCTTAATAGCATCTCACAATTTGAAGCAATCAGCAAAGCTGAATTCCTTAAATATTTGCCCGCATTCATTCTTCTGCGATATATGCAGGTATTGGGTGCTTATGGATACCGGGGAATCATAGAAAGAAAAAGTCATTTCCTGGAAAGCCTGCCGCTAGCCATCAACAAATTCAGATCCGGAATTCACAAGCTTAATATTCCCGTCCACCTTCCTGAAATTATAAATATTTTTGAACATTTGCCCATAACCTCACAGAAAAAACCTGACGAACTAACCGTTATTGTTAATAGTTTTTCTTACAAACAAGGAGTACCTCTTGATGATAGCGGACATGGCGGTGGTTTTGTTTTCGATTGCAGAAGCCTGCCCAACCCTGGCAGAGAAGAGCACCTGAGCCGTTTTACAGGCAAAGACCAACCCATTATCACTTACCTCGCGGAAAAAAGAGAAACCTCTGTGTTTCTTTCCCATGTTTTCTGTCTTCTTGATAAAGCCATTGAAAACTACCTTTCCAGGGGCTTTACAAACCTGCAGGTGAACTTTGGCTGTACGGGAGGAAAACACCGCTCTGTTTATTGTGCAGAAAAAACCGCCTGGCATATCAAACAA